A window of Kyrpidia spormannii genomic DNA:
GAGCAACGAATTGGCACGCCGGTCATCCCCGTCGACTGGTCGAAAGTGGTGGCTGTGGTGAAAACGGATAGCCCGGACCGCCACGCGCCCATGAAATCCGGGGACGCCCAGACGGAAGGGATCGCCGGGCACTTGATGGAGTTTTTTGCCCACGAGGTGCGCAAAGGCCGGCTGCCTCTTCCCCTGCCTCCCCTGCAGGCGGGGATCGGCGCCGTGGCCAATGCGGTATTCCAATCATTTTTGGATGTGCCGTGGAGCGGGCTTACGGTGTATTCCGAGGTCATCCAGGATTCGATGTTCGACCTTTTCGACAGCGGTCAGCTCTCCTTTGCATCGGCCAGCGCTATCATTCTGTCGAAGGAAAAAGCTCCGCAGGTGATGGGGGAGTTAAATCGCTATCGGGACCGCATCCTCCTGCGTCCCCAGGACATTTCCAACAATCCTGGGATTATCCGACGGCTCGGGGTGGTGGCCATCAATACGGGCCTGGAAGTCGACATATACGGGAATGTCAATTCCACCCATGTGCTGGGGTCGAACATCATGAACGGTGTCGGCGGCTCGGGAGATTTTTCCCGTCACGCGCGATTGAGCGTATTCGTCGCGCGCTCGGCGGTCAAAGGTGGGGCTATTTCTAGCATCGTTCCGATGGTGTCTCACACAGACCACACCGAACACGAGGTTGACGTGGTGGTCACCGAGCACGGTTTGGCCGATCTGCGAGGCTTAGCCCCCCGGGAGAGGGCCCCTTTGATCATCGAGCATTGTGCGGACCCGGCGTATAGGGACGAATTGCGGGAGTATTACAAGGAGGCGCTCAAGCGGGGCGGCCATACCCCCCATGTGTTGGAACGGGCTTTTTCCTTCCACCAACGCTTTCTAGAGCACGGATCGATGCAGGTGAGGAGCCAATCGGTCGGTCGATGCTGAAAGACGGAATGCTATGCGGTCATCTCCCGGGACAGGGATGTAGCGACGAGGCAACGACTGGTCGGACCGGAGAGCGCGAGGAAAGGGATTGAGATGGAGGGCGGGCCGTCGGGGGACCGGCGGCCCAGATCCCAGGCAGATCACGATTGCCGGTTCAATGTACGCCGACGTGAATCTCCCGGGCGTGAATCAAGGTCGTGGTTTTGTCGCCATCAAAATTTACTTGGCAATAGTCCACCAAATAGTTTTTCCCGGATAAAGAAGGTTCCTCTGTCCCTTCCGGAGGCTGCTGACCTTGAAACTCAAATCGGATGTGTTCGGTTTTGTCAAAAACGGACAGAGCCCCGTGAGTTCCGTCCCCCCGGGAATACACGCGTTCCAATACGACGATGGTCTGTCGCGGCAATACGACGATGCCGGGCAAGACGACTTTTAGATTCAATCCTTTTCACCTCAACCACGCGGATTGTCTTCTTTCCCATGTTCCGTCAATCCGGACCCCTTGTCAAGTAAAGGGCATGCGGGGCATTTCTTGGATAAACTGTGTCGAAATTGCAAACGATGTGCGACAGATGTCGAATCTCCGCGGAGGACGGCCCTTCCTGGGACTGGCGGTCGGACGTCTGGGAGTGTATCATTATGCTAAGGAAAGTGTGGCGTTGGAGTGAGGCCCGGTCATCGCTGCACTGTGGCACGGCTTCTCCGGGCGATGAATTCGACGGAAGGGGATGGGACGGTGGGGTACCGACTGCCGTTGGTTACAGCAGTGACAATATACATTTCGATGGTCATGGGTGCTTTGGTGGTGGGCCTGAATGCGGGCTTTGTCTGCCCGGACTGGCCCCTCTGTAATGGACAGTTGATCCCGCCGCTCGATGGCCTCGTTCTGGTCGAATACACCCATCGCTTGGTTGCGGCCGCAGTCTCACTCCTGGTGTTGGCGGTAGCTGTAGTCGGTTTTCGCAATCGGAAGCGGTTGGACCGTTTGTCGAAGTGGCTGCTTGGGATCACCGTCGCCAGTATCATGGTTCAGGTGATCGCAGGGGCGTTGATTGTGGTCTTGGTCTTGCCCGGCGCGTTCACCACCATCGACGTAGGAAACAGCATGATTCTGTTTGCGACGATGGTGGCTTTGACGGTACACTTGAGGCGGTCCGCTGGATCTGGAACCGCCGTCGCCCCCCGGGAGATGGACGCGAAAGACCGGGGCTTGATGCGGGCGGCCTGGATCACCGCCATTGCGGCCTTTGGGGAGGTACTGTTGGGCGGGTATTTTCGCCATTCCGGGGCCGGGGAAGCCTTGTTCGGCAAGGGGACTTACCTTGCGAGTCATCAGCAGTTCATTATTCCGTCGAAGATTTTCTCCACAACGGTGTTTGCCCTACACATCCTTTTTGCCTTCGTCGTGGTGGTGTTAGCCGTTTGGCTGTTGACCGAGGCGGTGCGAAGCGCCCGGGGTGTCAAGACCGTCGTGCTCTACCTCAGCCTGTTGGTGGCTGAGATGGTGGCGGGGGCGGTGGCGTACCTGTTGGAACTCAATGTGGCCTCGGTGACCGTGCATTGGTCGGGGGCGGCGCTGGTGGTCGGGCTCGGGTCGTATCTGGTGACCGGCTTGTGGCACGATCTGCACGGTCAACAGATCAATCCTGGGCACGAAACAGTGGTGTCCCAGGGGTCTTCCGACAGCCTGACGGCCGGGGGCCGGATGTGACCGGAACGGTGGTGAAGGTCGAGGACGCACGATGTACAGAAAGGAGGGGGAAGGATGGAAAGGCCCGCGGCCTATGATTCTCCGACCCCCGCTCAGATAGAATCCGATTCTGCAGCGGAGCCGCAAGAGGTCAGCCGTTCCTGGAAAGATTATGTGTCGATCACGAAGGTAGGAATCAATGTCGCCAACTTGTGGACGACGTTCGCGGGGTTGTGGCTGGCGGGCCACGGGCGCCTCGAAGGGTACACCACAGTGGTGACCTTGGCGGGTACGGCCCTCGTGGTGGGGGGCGGGGCCGCGCTCAACAATTGGATTGATCGGGATATTGATCGGGTCATGCCTCGCACGGCCAAGCGGCCACTGGCCAACGGCCGGATTCCAGCTGTTCAGGGGCTATTGCTCGGTTCGGCGATTTCTCTGGCAGGGCTGGTGCTGCTCGCTGTGGGCATCAATGGTCTGACGGCGCTCACGGCTTTTGTCGGCTGGTTTACTTATGTCATCGTCTATACATTATGGTTGAAGCGAACCACCACCCTGAACACCGTGGTCGGGGGGATCGCCGGTGCTGTACCTCCTCTCATTGGCTGGGCAGCGGTGCGGGGCACGTTGGACCCATCGGCGTGGATTCTTTTTTTGATCATCTTTCTCTGGCAACCGCCCCATTTCTTTGCCCTGGCCATGAAAAGGGTGGAAGATTACCGAGCGGCCGGAATCCCCATGCTGCCGGTGGTACGGGGGTTCGAACCGACGCGGCGCCAGATGCTCGGTTACACGGCCGTGCTGTGGCCCGTCTCGCTGTTGCTCTTTTGGACCGGGGCTGCGGGCTGGCTGTATGTGATTTCAGCGGCGATTCTCGGCGGGATCTACATCGGCATGAGTCTGTGGGGTTTTCGAACGTCCGACCCGATGAAATGGGCTAATGGGATGTTTCGTTATTCGTTGATCTATCTCATGGCCATCTGCGCAGCGGCCATCGTTGGCGTGGAATAACTCTTGTTGAAGGGAAATGGGCCTCCCTCCTTCCGGGGGAAGCCCTTTTTTCGTCGGGTGGAGCGCACTGTCCTGTGGGCGGGGCCGGAGATCATCGGCCCACTCCGGCCAGGCGCTTTGTCACACGGGCACAGCCTGGGCGACGTAATCTCCGTAGACCCATCCCTCTTGGCCGCTCGGCAGGCGGACGTGGTACCAGTTGTTGACTGCCGTTGGCTTGCCCCCGGCGTTGTTGACGGGGGTGAGGAGGGT
This region includes:
- a CDS encoding succinate CoA transferase, with protein sequence MTAEEAASWIRPGMTVAVSGFARAGEARAVLGAWVALQEQLGEKGQIDLLTGASMSDPVDGELARRGLLHKRAPFQANSDLRAAINRGEVLFVDEHLSHMRESFEDGVWRRPDIAILDAVDVREEGIVPTTSVGNAALFAKLAEKVIIEWNQGQPPALIGMHDIYDPGPWGHREPIPLTRPEQRIGTPVIPVDWSKVVAVVKTDSPDRHAPMKSGDAQTEGIAGHLMEFFAHEVRKGRLPLPLPPLQAGIGAVANAVFQSFLDVPWSGLTVYSEVIQDSMFDLFDSGQLSFASASAIILSKEKAPQVMGELNRYRDRILLRPQDISNNPGIIRRLGVVAINTGLEVDIYGNVNSTHVLGSNIMNGVGGSGDFSRHARLSVFVARSAVKGGAISSIVPMVSHTDHTEHEVDVVVTEHGLADLRGLAPRERAPLIIEHCADPAYRDELREYYKEALKRGGHTPHVLERAFSFHQRFLEHGSMQVRSQSVGRC
- a CDS encoding COX15/CtaA family protein; the protein is MGYRLPLVTAVTIYISMVMGALVVGLNAGFVCPDWPLCNGQLIPPLDGLVLVEYTHRLVAAAVSLLVLAVAVVGFRNRKRLDRLSKWLLGITVASIMVQVIAGALIVVLVLPGAFTTIDVGNSMILFATMVALTVHLRRSAGSGTAVAPREMDAKDRGLMRAAWITAIAAFGEVLLGGYFRHSGAGEALFGKGTYLASHQQFIIPSKIFSTTVFALHILFAFVVVVLAVWLLTEAVRSARGVKTVVLYLSLLVAEMVAGAVAYLLELNVASVTVHWSGAALVVGLGSYLVTGLWHDLHGQQINPGHETVVSQGSSDSLTAGGRM
- the cyoE gene encoding heme o synthase, giving the protein MERPAAYDSPTPAQIESDSAAEPQEVSRSWKDYVSITKVGINVANLWTTFAGLWLAGHGRLEGYTTVVTLAGTALVVGGGAALNNWIDRDIDRVMPRTAKRPLANGRIPAVQGLLLGSAISLAGLVLLAVGINGLTALTAFVGWFTYVIVYTLWLKRTTTLNTVVGGIAGAVPPLIGWAAVRGTLDPSAWILFLIIFLWQPPHFFALAMKRVEDYRAAGIPMLPVVRGFEPTRRQMLGYTAVLWPVSLLLFWTGAAGWLYVISAAILGGIYIGMSLWGFRTSDPMKWANGMFRYSLIYLMAICAAAIVGVE